One Pseudonocardia sediminis DNA window includes the following coding sequences:
- the rpmD gene encoding 50S ribosomal protein L30 codes for MATWKITQTKSRIGCKQNQRDTLRSLGLKKIRQSVERQDDPQTRGYVHTVRHLVTVEEVGS; via the coding sequence ATGGCGACCTGGAAGATCACCCAGACGAAGAGCCGGATCGGCTGCAAGCAGAACCAGCGCGACACGTTGCGCTCGCTCGGCCTGAAGAAGATCCGGCAGTCGGTGGAGCGTCAGGACGACCCGCAGACCCGCGGCTACGTCCACACGGTGCGCCACCTCGTGACCGTGGAGGAGGTCGGCTCATGA
- the rplO gene encoding 50S ribosomal protein L15: protein MSDNETTPGVIKLHDLRPAPGSKKARTRVGRGEGSKGKTAGRGTKGTKARKTVSPRFEGGQMPLHMRLPKLKGFKNRFRVEYQVVNIGDLAQLFPNGGEVGVAELVAAGAVRRNELVKVLGEGELEGITLTVSAHKFSASAREKISAAGGSVSEL, encoded by the coding sequence ATGAGCGACAACGAGACCACCCCCGGCGTCATCAAGCTGCACGACCTGCGTCCCGCCCCGGGCTCGAAGAAGGCCCGGACCCGCGTCGGACGTGGTGAGGGCAGCAAGGGCAAGACCGCCGGGCGAGGCACCAAGGGTACGAAGGCCCGTAAGACCGTGTCGCCGCGCTTCGAGGGCGGGCAGATGCCGCTGCACATGCGGCTGCCCAAGCTCAAGGGCTTCAAGAACCGGTTCCGGGTCGAGTACCAGGTCGTCAACATCGGCGACCTGGCCCAGCTCTTCCCGAACGGTGGCGAGGTCGGCGTGGCCGAGCTGGTCGCCGCCGGTGCGGTCCGCCGCAACGAGCTGGTGAAGGTGCTGGGGGAGGGTGAGCTCGAGGGCATCACCCTGACCGTCAGCGCGCACAAGTTCTCCGCGTCCGCGCGCGAGAAGATCTCGGCAGCCGGCGGGTCCGTCTCCGAGCTGTAG